The following are encoded in a window of Bordetella genomosp. 10 genomic DNA:
- a CDS encoding Bug family tripartite tricarboxylate transporter substrate binding protein produces MNTLHRRRALARALLPFACAALWGVRAEAAYPDHPIKLVVPFAAGSAADTLSRVVASALAEQLGQPLVVDNRGGAGGTIGTVDIARAKPDGYTLGIAAQGTLVNNQVLYRSPGYDSIKDFSFISEIADVQNLLVVSEKSPYHSARALLDAIKAKPPETFRYSSSGVGTSHHIAGATVAKYLDKPMMHVPYTGAPQGLSAILSGDVDMGLYNLPAAIGLVKSGKLRALAVTGPRRSALLPDIPTLDESGLKGYSVTLWWGLVGPAGLPADVSARLYAALDKVMSNQALRDKLIGQGFTLPDTPIPKPAAFQDLVRQDLAKWVPVLKELGTAAQ; encoded by the coding sequence ATGAACACGCTTCATCGGCGCCGGGCGCTCGCCCGCGCGTTGCTCCCGTTCGCTTGCGCGGCCCTGTGGGGCGTGCGCGCCGAGGCGGCCTACCCGGACCATCCCATCAAGCTCGTCGTGCCCTTCGCCGCCGGCAGCGCCGCCGACACGCTGTCGCGCGTGGTGGCCTCGGCGCTGGCCGAGCAATTGGGCCAGCCCTTGGTGGTGGACAACCGCGGCGGCGCGGGCGGCACCATCGGCACGGTGGACATCGCGCGCGCCAAGCCCGACGGCTACACCCTGGGCATCGCCGCGCAGGGCACTCTCGTCAACAACCAGGTGCTTTACCGTTCGCCCGGCTACGACTCGATCAAGGACTTCAGCTTCATCAGCGAAATCGCCGACGTGCAGAATCTCCTGGTCGTCTCCGAGAAGTCGCCTTACCACAGCGCGCGGGCGCTGCTGGACGCCATCAAGGCCAAGCCGCCGGAGACCTTCCGCTATTCGTCCAGCGGCGTGGGCACCAGCCACCACATCGCCGGCGCCACCGTGGCGAAGTACCTGGACAAGCCGATGATGCACGTCCCCTATACCGGCGCGCCGCAGGGCCTGAGCGCCATCCTGAGCGGCGACGTCGACATGGGCCTGTATAACCTGCCCGCGGCCATCGGCCTGGTGAAGTCGGGCAAGCTGCGCGCGCTGGCGGTCACCGGGCCCAGGCGCTCGGCCCTCTTGCCGGATATCCCCACGCTGGACGAGAGCGGCCTGAAGGGCTATTCGGTGACGCTGTGGTGGGGGCTGGTGGGGCCGGCCGGGCTGCCCGCCGACGTTTCGGCGCGCCTGTATGCGGCGCTGGACAAGGTCATGAGCAATCAGGCCCTGCGCGACAAGCTGATCGGCCAGGGCTTCACTTTGCCCGATACCCCCATTCCCAAGCCCGCCGCCTTCCAGGACCTGGTGCGGCAGGACCTGGCCAAGTGGGTGCCCGTGCTGAAGGAATTGGGCACGGCGGCGCAATGA
- a CDS encoding IclR family transcriptional regulator: MSKQSDEAAGPGALRRGLRILLHLQRGTRPLAPAEIAKAVDMTRPTVYRLLDVLEAEGFVRRDESGKAFVAAAPEVDAGSEWAMFIKRMRPLMERIAAQTGNAVFLSRRDQRDLICLHREIGSHPVQILSLPIGGRSPLGVGAGGIAMLGSLSQREIDEVIEANAAEYLEWGNLHVSTIRKLIENCRARGYSVVGNYALQGVLAVGVAIAGNARRPVTSLSVTAPHDRLPLQRQREVAALMRGELAAAGIERTPSSRGR, encoded by the coding sequence GTGAGCAAACAGAGCGACGAGGCTGCCGGTCCGGGCGCGCTGCGGCGCGGCCTGCGCATCCTGCTGCACTTGCAGCGCGGCACGCGGCCGCTCGCGCCCGCCGAGATCGCGAAGGCGGTGGACATGACGCGGCCTACCGTGTATCGCCTGCTGGACGTGCTCGAAGCCGAGGGCTTCGTCCGGCGGGACGAGTCCGGCAAGGCGTTCGTGGCGGCGGCGCCGGAAGTCGATGCGGGCAGCGAGTGGGCCATGTTCATCAAGCGCATGCGGCCCCTCATGGAAAGGATCGCCGCCCAGACCGGCAACGCGGTCTTCCTGTCCCGCCGCGACCAGCGCGACCTGATCTGCCTGCATCGCGAGATCGGCTCGCACCCCGTGCAGATACTGTCGTTGCCGATCGGCGGCCGTTCGCCGCTGGGCGTGGGCGCCGGCGGGATCGCGATGCTGGGCTCGCTGAGCCAGCGCGAAATCGATGAGGTGATCGAAGCCAACGCCGCCGAATACCTGGAGTGGGGAAACCTGCACGTCTCGACCATCCGGAAACTGATCGAGAACTGCCGCGCCCGGGGATACTCCGTGGTGGGCAACTACGCGCTACAGGGCGTCCTGGCCGTGGGCGTGGCGATCGCCGGCAACGCGCGCCGGCCCGTCACGTCCCTGAGCGTGACGGCGCCGCACGACCGTCTGCCGCTCCAGCGCCAGCGCGAGGTCGCGGCGCTCATGCGCGGCGAGTTGGCGGCGGCCGGCATCGAGCGCACGCCTTCCAGCCGTGGGCGCTAA
- a CDS encoding LysR substrate-binding domain-containing protein, giving the protein MHKLRNRLGPLRVLDAVHRSGGVGRAAELLHITPGAVSHQLRRLETELGVQLVHKDGRDIGFTTAGAELAVQAAQLFDQLESVLARASEAGANRRIRVKVIPSLAIKWLMPRLGSLYARHSDIDIEVATVARADDTDLHNADFVVRCGNGRWPGLRADLLFADELVLACAPSMAERLRAPEDVLRETLLKSMIAPDCWDRWLLSAGVAAGGETRFLPLANAVLCLQAAAEGLGIAVTQRAYIAQDFATGQLVQPLAHSALSGNGYYLVSDPVRAAVPPFSTFADWIVSVR; this is encoded by the coding sequence ATGCACAAACTGAGAAACCGACTGGGGCCGCTGCGGGTGCTGGACGCGGTGCATCGCAGCGGCGGCGTGGGCCGCGCCGCCGAACTCCTGCACATCACGCCGGGCGCGGTCAGCCACCAGTTGCGCCGCCTGGAGACCGAACTGGGCGTGCAACTGGTGCACAAGGACGGGCGCGACATCGGCTTCACCACCGCCGGTGCCGAACTGGCCGTGCAGGCGGCGCAGTTGTTCGACCAATTGGAGTCGGTGCTGGCGAGGGCGTCCGAAGCCGGCGCCAATCGCCGCATCCGGGTCAAGGTCATCCCCAGCCTCGCCATCAAATGGCTGATGCCCCGGCTGGGGTCGCTCTACGCGCGGCACAGCGACATCGACATCGAGGTCGCCACGGTCGCCCGCGCCGACGACACGGACCTGCACAACGCCGATTTCGTTGTGCGTTGCGGCAACGGCCGCTGGCCGGGCTTGCGCGCCGACCTGCTGTTCGCGGACGAGCTGGTGCTGGCCTGCGCGCCGTCGATGGCCGAACGCCTGCGCGCCCCCGAGGACGTATTGCGCGAAACCCTGCTGAAGTCGATGATCGCGCCGGACTGCTGGGACCGCTGGCTGCTTTCCGCCGGCGTGGCAGCGGGCGGCGAGACGCGCTTCCTTCCCCTGGCGAACGCCGTGCTGTGCCTGCAGGCCGCCGCCGAAGGCCTGGGCATCGCGGTCACGCAACGCGCCTATATCGCGCAGGACTTCGCCACCGGCCAGTTGGTGCAGCCGCTGGCGCACAGCGCGCTCAGCGGCAACGGCTACTACCTCGTCAGCGATCCGGTCCGCGCGGCGGTCCCGCCGTTCAGCACCTTTGCCGACTGGATAGTCAGCGTGAGGTAG